TCCATACCGCCCATCAAAGATGTCTTTATCGGTATACCGATAACGGGAAGAGTAGTCATAGCCGCCAAAACTCCGCCTAAATGAGCAGCTTTACCTGCCGCCGCAATGATAACATCAAATCCGTTTTCCTTTGCATTTCTCGCAAAGTCTTCCGCCTGCTTCGGAGTCCTGTGTGCGGAGATCACTCTCGCTTCATATTCAACACCGAAATCCTTTAATACTTTTAAACCTTTTTCAACAACTCCTAAATCGGAGTCGCTTCCCATTATAACTGCTACTTTACCCATTTTTCTCTCCTTTTATTTAAAATATTCAACACCGCTAAGGAATATATTTTGTTCCATTTCACCATAGATATTCTTATATAGGTTTGTGCCTTTTCTTTCACTATGTCCCATTTTACCCAAGATCCTTCCGTCAGGAGATGTTATACCCTCTATGGCGCATACACTTCCGTTTTGGTTTACTCTAGGAGAAGAGGATAAGTTTCCGTCTGCATCTACGTACTGAGTTGCGACCTGTCCGTTTTCTATAAGTGAAGAGAGCACTTCATCGTTACATACAAACCTTCCTTCTCCGTGTGAGATAGGATTTATGAAAGTATCTCCTACCTTTACGTTTTTGAACCAAGGCGATAAGTTTGAAGCAACTTTTATATAAGATATATTCGCAATATGTCTGTTTGTTAAATTAAATGTAAGCGTAGGACTGGTTTCGTCCAAATCCCTTATTTCTCCGTAAGGAACAAGACCCGTCTTTATAAGTGCTTGGAAGCCGTTGCAAATACCGAGCATCAAACCGTCACGTTTTTTAAGAAGATCCATGACAGCATCTTTTATCCTCTCGTTTTTAAATACACTTACGATGAATTTAGCCGAACCGTCAGGCTCATCTCCCGCAGAGAAACCTCCCGGAAGAGCTATCATTTGTGAGCTTCTTATCCTTCTTTCAAGTTCTTTTACGGAATCTTCGATATCATTTTGAGTTTTATTTTTAAATACGAATATATCGCTTTCTGCCCCTGCTTCATCAAAGGCTTTCGTCGTATCATATTCGCAGTTGTTACCCGGGAATACCGGAACGAGGACTTTCGGAGAAGCTATGCTCGTCTTTCTCGTGATAATGCTTCCCTTTGTATATTCGATTTCTTTAACTTTTGTTTCGACACCGCTGTCGATTGGGAATACGCCTGTTAGAGGATTTTCCCATTTTTCTATAAGTGTATCGAGGTCTAATTCTTCATTTCCTACCTTGATGATTTTTGCTTCTGTTGTCTTACCCAGTAAAACAGCATTCTTATCATTCAAATCTTCGCTTGTTTCGATTATTATGTCGCCGTAGTTTTTAGCGTAAATATCATAATCACTATCCAAGAATTCAAAACCTATTTTATTACCGAAGCACATTTTTGATACCGCTTCTGCGACTCCGCCTACGGTAATGGATTTACTTGATTTTACTTTTCCTTCTTCGATCAACTTATGAACCAAATCAAAAGCACTTCTTACGCTGTCGTAGTTTGGAGTATTGTTTTCGGTTTTATCTATTTTTATTACATATACATTATTACCTGCATTTTTAAAGTCACTGCTTACAACTTTATTTGCATCCACCACACCAACAGCGAATGAAATAAGCGTAGGAGGAACGTCTATATCTTCAAAAGAACCCGACATACTGTCTTTTCCGCCTATTGCGGGAGTATTTAATTCAAGCTGAACTTTTAAAGCACCGAGAAGTGCAATGAAAGGTTTAGCCCATCTGGTAGGGTCTTTTCTTAGTCTTTCGAAATATTCCTGGAACGAAAGTCTGAGTTTCTTATAATCGGCACCCATGCTTACAGCTTTCGATACGGAAGAAAGCACCGCATAAACCGCTCCTATATATGGATTTTCACTTAAAAGCTCAGGGTCGAATCCGTTGGTCATAACCGTAGCGGTAGTTGTATCACCTTTTTCAAGAGGTACTTTTGAAACCATTCCGTCCACTTCACTTAACATATATTTACCGCCATAAGGCATCAAAACATTGTTTGCCCCGATAGTATTGTCAAAATATTCAACAAGACCCTTTTGAGAACAAACATTGTGATTTGTGAGTATATTTATAAAGTTTTCTTTATGAGATTTGTTTTTATCTGCTAAAGTTGATATTTCATCGGAAGTTTTTCCTACTTTTATAGAAGCATTCTTGCTTGCTCCGTTTGTATCTACGAAGCTTCTCTTTATTTTAAGTACTTCTTCGCCGTCTTTTGTCATTACGATATTTCCGTCGTTTGTAACGGTAGCCACTTGAACGGCTTCAAGATTTTCTTTTTTAGCGGCTTCGATAAATTTATCTTTATCTTCTTTTGCTATTACGACAGCCATTCTTTCCTGAGACTCGCTTATTGCTATTTCCGTAGCATCCAGTCCGTCATATTTTTTAAGTACACTGTCGAGATTTATATTCAAACTGTCTGCAAGCTCGCCTACTGCAACGCTTACGCCGCCTGCTCCGAAGTCGTTGCATTTTTTTATCATCTTCGCAACTTCATCTGTCCTGAACAGTCTTTGAAGCTTTCTTTCTTCTATAGGGTTGCCCTTTTGAACTTCACTTCCCGCTGTCAATACGGATTTTTCGGTATGCTCTTTTGACGAACCGCTAGCGCCTCCGATACCGTCTCTTCCCGTTCTTCCTCCAACTAGGATTATTACATCTCCCGGGTCGGAAGTAAGTCTTTTTACGTTTTCTTCTTTAGCCGCAGCTATAACAGCTCCGACTTCCATTCTTTTTGCTACATAATTCGGATGATAATATTCTTTGACTTGTCCTGTTTGAAGACCTATTTGGTTTCCGTAAGAAGAAAAACCGTGGCATGCACCTGTAGTTATCTTTCTTTGAGAGAGTTTACCCTTTAAAGTCTTATCGTAAGGAACTGTAGGGTCTG
The DNA window shown above is from Anaerofustis stercorihominis DSM 17244 and carries:
- the purE gene encoding 5-(carboxyamino)imidazole ribonucleotide mutase encodes the protein MGKVAVIMGSDSDLGVVEKGLKVLKDFGVEYEARVISAHRTPKQAEDFARNAKENGFDVIIAAAGKAAHLGGVLAAMTTLPVIGIPIKTSLMGGMDSLLSIVQMPKGIPVATVAVDGAENAALLAIQMIALKDKDLEKKLEEYKVTMEKEVVEKDRKLQERI
- a CDS encoding phosphoribosylformylglycinamidine synthase; its protein translation is MIKRVFIGKKDGFDTSGANLLSDLKVNLNISGLAKLSIFNRYDLLVDSEEHFDNLVKNVLSEVNVDDVFVDELPKFDGAKIFGVEYLPGQYDQRADSAEQCANLIMSNKDLKIKNARIYILEGDITDKDLEEIKNYLINPVDSREVDVNSKIDLSEEEVEVKKTPIIEGFTDGDEDYLNNLLNEMGLAMDINDLKLIQEYFKNDEKRNPTLTEIRVLDTYWSDHCRHTTFSTHLTDIEIEEGGVNDEIKSVYDEYLSLRDKLYAGKNKPVTLMDMAVIGTKEIKDRGLVPDLEESDEINACSIRADVDVDGKDEKYLIMFKNETHNHPTEIEPFGGAATCLGGAIRDPLSGRAYVYQSMRVTGSADPTVPYDKTLKGKLSQRKITTGACHGFSSYGNQIGLQTGQVKEYYHPNYVAKRMEVGAVIAAAKEENVKRLTSDPGDVIILVGGRTGRDGIGGASGSSKEHTEKSVLTAGSEVQKGNPIEERKLQRLFRTDEVAKMIKKCNDFGAGGVSVAVGELADSLNINLDSVLKKYDGLDATEIAISESQERMAVVIAKEDKDKFIEAAKKENLEAVQVATVTNDGNIVMTKDGEEVLKIKRSFVDTNGASKNASIKVGKTSDEISTLADKNKSHKENFINILTNHNVCSQKGLVEYFDNTIGANNVLMPYGGKYMLSEVDGMVSKVPLEKGDTTTATVMTNGFDPELLSENPYIGAVYAVLSSVSKAVSMGADYKKLRLSFQEYFERLRKDPTRWAKPFIALLGALKVQLELNTPAIGGKDSMSGSFEDIDVPPTLISFAVGVVDANKVVSSDFKNAGNNVYVIKIDKTENNTPNYDSVRSAFDLVHKLIEEGKVKSSKSITVGGVAEAVSKMCFGNKIGFEFLDSDYDIYAKNYGDIIIETSEDLNDKNAVLLGKTTEAKIIKVGNEELDLDTLIEKWENPLTGVFPIDSGVETKVKEIEYTKGSIITRKTSIASPKVLVPVFPGNNCEYDTTKAFDEAGAESDIFVFKNKTQNDIEDSVKELERRIRSSQMIALPGGFSAGDEPDGSAKFIVSVFKNERIKDAVMDLLKKRDGLMLGICNGFQALIKTGLVPYGEIRDLDETSPTLTFNLTNRHIANISYIKVASNLSPWFKNVKVGDTFINPISHGEGRFVCNDEVLSSLIENGQVATQYVDADGNLSSSPRVNQNGSVCAIEGITSPDGRILGKMGHSERKGTNLYKNIYGEMEQNIFLSGVEYFK